A single Gambusia affinis linkage group LG22, SWU_Gaff_1.0, whole genome shotgun sequence DNA region contains:
- the vgll2a gene encoding LOW QUALITY PROTEIN: transcription cofactor vestigial-like protein 2a (The sequence of the model RefSeq protein was modified relative to this genomic sequence to represent the inferred CDS: deleted 1 base in 1 codon) yields the protein MNCLDVMYQVFGPQPYFSSYSPYHHQKLAFYSKMENPQQLSSRLGPSGPPAIKEEDKELPPGAEYLSSRCVLFTYFQGDISTVVDEHFSRALSQTSAYPTPSGNKAPRDGSFPMSQRSFPPSFWNSSYQPAVSSTLGSALSAPHADISFPADPYSSSSLHSHLHQPSPDTWHPSHHHHHHHHPYSLGGAISAQSSAYSRPGVHEMYGAAFDPRYGSLLVPSVRSHHRLSSGSSVPGPSSSPCDLGGKGESGTGSAWSGAFAGAGAEIGLNIDTALRYSGLCSSGGGGSNMSPAELNADSVDAKQAWIQKARRETDLNGYGQRQKPLCFCDREGLHS from the exons aAGCTGGCTTTCTATTCCAAAATGGAAAACCCCCAGCAGCTCAGCAGCCGACTCGGCCCCTCAGGGCCGCCGGCCATCAAAGAGGAGGACAAGGAGCTGCCACCAGGCGCCGAGTACCTGAGCTCCCGCTGCGTCCTGTTCACCTACTTCCAGGGTGACATCAGTACGGTGGTGGACGAGCATTTCAGCCGAGCCCTGAGCCAGACGAGCGCGTACCCGACGCCGAGCGGGAACAAAGCGCCCAGAG ACGGCTCCTTCCCCATGAGTCAGAGGAGTTTCCCTCCGTCGTTCTGGAACAGCTCCTACCAGCCGGCGGTCTCCTCCACGCTGGGCAGCGCTCTGTCCGCCCCCCACGCAGACATCTCCTTCCCCGCCGACCCTTACTCCTCCAGCTCCCTGCACAGCCACCTCCACCAGCCCAGCCCCGACACCTGGCACCCGTCgcaccaccaccatcaccaccaccacccttATTCGCTAGGGGGCGCCATTAGCGCTCAGAGCTCAGCCTACTCTCGCCCAGGCGTCCATGAGATGTACGGCGCGGCGTTCGACCCGAGGTACGGCTCCCTGCTGGTGCCGTCGGTGAGGTCGCACCACCGGCTGTCGTCGGGCAGCTCGGTGCCGGGGCCCAGCTCCTCGCCCTGCGACCTCGGCGGGAAGGGGGAGTCGGGGACGGGGTCGGCCTGGAGCGGCGCCTTCGCCGGAGCTGGAGCGGAGATCGGACTCAACATAGACACGG CTCTGCGCTACAGTGGACTGTGCAGCagtggcggcggcggcagcaacATG AGCCCTGCTGAGCTGAATGCCGACAGCGTGGATGCTAAGCAAGCGTGGATTCAGAAAGCCAGGAGGGAAACCGATCTGAACGGATACGGACAAAGACAAAAGCCTCTGTGCTTCTGTGACAGGGAGGGACTACATTCCtga